The window TCAACAAACCCAGTGCAATGTGGGCATGATGGGATCAATAATAGGTCTGTGGTCCTTTCCGCTCTGCACAGCCAGCAAACATCCAAAAGCCTTTGCCACAGAGGATGAGTTTGCTTAAATATCATGGGCTAAAATGTCCCACTTTGCTGTGCCCTCCCGGGCTGATGACATTCTGCCCCAAATTTGCTTTATTTCAGTGCCACAGTGGATCCTTCAGGATGCACaatacaaggccaaattctgaggcCCTGGCCCATAATTTACCAGAACCCACTGAGGCAAACCTGCCGTTGAATTAAGAActgagtaaagacttcaggagccagctgtgtgttaatGCAGAGACACTGTCACCTGGTCCTTTGCTTGCATTTCAGGGCTCTGGTTGTTAACAGGGGAACAGGGGCTGTTCCCTGACTTTTATCTCCATGGAGGTGCTTTGGCTCCTCACTCAAACAATTATATGAATTTTTCAACATGGGCAACACATCTTTTCTCCTAGCTTCATTTGAGAAGTCGGCTCAAATGTTATGCTAGAAACTCAAAATAGAATTCAACCAGAATCAGACACCCAGCATGTGtcattctccatcccattccttaggCATCCAAACATTTTCTttgctctggccactgctgtgaatgagcaggtgtttccatcTATCTGCTAACAATGGCGCCCAGGTCTTTCCCCTGTGGTGTCTTCTAGTTGGGATGTTTCCCTCTGGTACGTGATTagtcaaagctttttttttccctcctctctcaGGTTTTGAGCAACTGGGTGAATGGGGAACTCCCTAGAGCAGGGACTCTCTAGCCTGGATTTCGTTGCATTAAGGaacaatgtcataaacagatagtaaagggttaagaagttcacctaccctaactgacacctgaccagaggaaccaatgtggGGACAAGATTtttcaagaggaaggagggaagtttttcctttgttctaTTCATTAAGTTCTATGCCGGAGTGAAAAGATCCAGGAATCAAGCAGGGTAGTGGAAGGAATAAATTAGCtgatgtttatttccttttgtgacttCTTTTGCATAAGAGGGCGATTTAAATTGGGTTTTTCTTctgtgtaactttaaggttttgcccagagggactccctctgtgttttgaacctgttgtctgtgagattTCCTTGCATGTTAATCTCACTGAGATTTTcatttcactttctttttctttaattaaaagtcttgttttaagaacctggttgattttaatttgtttcaagatccaagggggttggatctggattcaccaggaactggtgggggaaagggaaatTAAACTCCAGTCCTGTCAGGAAAGGGAGAATGAGTAATTTCTCTttggtttaagatccaaggattttggattgtgttcaccagggaattggtggagagggagaaggaaaaattTCCaaatgactttctcataaacatgTGTTTAAACCTTTTGGTGCTGACAGCAAttggatctaagctggtaattaagcttaggggttctcatggaggtccccacatctgtaccctaaaattcagagtggAGGTGAAACCTATGATAGGAACAATGATGGATAACAAGTATCCACACTCttgtttcctgctggtgcctattAAGGTTTCCCACATCAGATGTGTAGGAATTATTGAGGCAAGGGGcaccataaaatatggaattggcatCAGTAGGGTCAGTCTTCATAATTTATTTCTCTGAATAATGAACATGTTATTTGTCAGCGTGTGAAGAGAGGACAATCTGCTTCACTCATGACAACAACCTCCAGTAGTGCATGTTAACATTGTGTCTCCATCCAGGAATATTTTCTGCAACCAACACCCTAGAGCTTGGGCACATACAGGAAGTCAGGGGAACGTATGGTACATGCAGGAGACCCCgttctgcctcagagttggacaccttctcTCTTgttccatgtcagattccaacacaaccgacttcaccaacccctccaccttcatcctgctgggcattcctggcctggaggcggcccatgtctggatctccatccccttctgcaccatgtacgtcatagccatcttggggaacttcaccatcctgttcgtTGTGAAGAGGGAGACgagcctccatgggcccatgtactatttcctctgcatgctggccatcaGCGACCTGGTCCTGTCTACGTCCACTCTGCCCAAAACACTGGgtatcttctggttcaattccagggagatcagtttcagtgcctgcctcatccAGATGTACTTTTTTCACTCCTTCTCAGcgatggagtctgggatcctcatggccatggcttttgatcgctatgtggccatctgcaaTCCTCTGAGATATTCCATGATCCTGAAAAACTCTGTTGTGGCCAAGATAGGCCTGGCTGTGGTGCTGCGTGGTGCCATGTTCGCACTACCCTTTCCCTTACTAGTGAGAAGGTCGCCATATTGTACAACTATTATCCCCCAATCGTATTGTGAGCACATAgctgtggtgaagctggcctgcgCCGGCATCCGCATCAGTAATTGCTACTGGCTCTTTGTGGTATTCTCTGTGATTGTACTGGATGGGTCTTCTATTGCCGTGTCCTACACtctgatcctcagggccatcttcagcctccccacaaaggatgcccggctcaagacttttgggacctgcagctcccacctctgtgtcatcttagccttttacatcccagGTCTCTTCTCCTTTCTCACACACAGGTTTGGCCAcaatgtgcccctgcatttccacGTTCTCATGGCCAATGTGTAcctcctggtgccccccatgcTAAATCCCATCATCTATGGgatgaggaccaaacagatccgggtaaggctgctccagctctttacCAATAAAGGGACCTAAAAGTTTTCTCTTTGTGCACTGGTTCTCAGTCTGAAGTccaggcagagctggctggtgacatgGTGCTGGACCCTCTTCCCTGAACCACTTACTGATCAGTCGAAAACACATTAAATCCTTTCCTGGCCTTACTGTGTCAGCGTGACAAACTGGGGAATCAGTCTATGCACAATTCATTGGGTtcccacctttctaattgctggtgaCTGGAACATTTCCACCTCCATCCTCAGCTGCAAGGGGCAAATTCCAGATTTTCTTAGGGTGCATCCACTTTGATCATGATTCCAGGGGCTTCTTGAAAACTCTTGGGTTTTGGCAGATAACTTAGCAATTAGCTGACGGGAGCAcagtatctaattcctatataaaagaaagaaagagaaataagtattagacccactcagctctaatactaatatgttctgacatcttgtggcaagtcacttaacagaCACTGGTaagatttaaaatgttaatgtatgtcataactataaagggagaGGAACAGCCcttctgtgtacaatactatcaaatccctcctggcTAGatacaccaaaatccttttatctggaacgagttaagaagctcaggtaacctggctgacacttgacccaaGGAATCAATAAGGGAACAAGatgctttcagatcttggtggggggaaggcttttgtttgtgctctttgttttggggtttttcactcttgggactaagagggaccagacttcaatccaggctctccaaaactTCTGAACTAGTCTTTCccatttcaaacttgtaagtaacagccaggcaaggcatgttagatttatctttgttttctcaacttgtaaatgttcctttttgctgagaggatttttctCTGTTTACTGTAACTGTGAACATAAGGCTAGCgtgggttcctctgggctctgtgAATCTGAtcaccctgtaaagttatttaccatcctgattttacagagatgatttttacctttctttctttaattaaaagccttctttttaagaatctgattgatttttccttgttttaacatccaaggggattggatctggactcaccaggaattgggtGGGGAGGCGTGAggaagaaggggggatggttaatttctccttgttttaagatccaagggtttggattggtgttcaccaggaacttagtggagaagtctctcaaggctacccaaggaagggGTATAGTACTTGGGAAGGAGATATTTGGtcggaggcggggggggggaggtagacagagtttcccaaatgactcttacatgatttgggtggtggcagccaaaCCAGATCTAatctggtaattaagtttagagcttctcatgcaggtccccacatctgtatccttaagttcagagtatcagagggtagccgtgttagtctggatctgtaaaagcagcaaagaatcctgtggcaccttatagactaacagacgttttggagcatgagctttcgtgggtgaatacccacttcctcagatgcatgtaatggaaatatccaggggcaggtatatatatgtgtgctagcaagcaagctagagataacgaggtcagttcagtcagggaggatgaggccctgttctagcagttgaggtgtgaaaaccaagagaggagaaactggttctgtaattggcaagccattcacagtctttgttcaatcctgagctgatggtgtcaaatttgcagatgaactgaagctcagcagtttctctttgaagtctggtcctgaagtttttttttgctgcaggatggccaccttaaggtctgctatagtgtggccagggaggttgaagtgctctcctacaggtttttgtatattgccattcctaatgtctgatttgtgtccatttatccttttccgtagagactgtccagtttggccgatgtacatagcagaggggcattgctggcatatgatggcgtatattacattggtggatgtgcaggtgaatgaaccagtgatggtgtggctgatctggttaagtcctgtgatggtgtcgctggtgtagatatgtgggcagagttggcatcgaggtttgttgcatggattggttcctgagctagagttattatgtgtggtgtgcagttactggtgagaatatgtttcaggttggcaggttgtctgtgggcaaggattggcctgccatccaaggcctgtgaaagtgtgggatcattgtccaggatgggttgtagatccctggtgatgtgttggaggggttttagctgggggctgtatgtgatggccagtggagtcctgttgatttctctcttgggtttgtcttgcagtaggaggcttctgggtacacgtctggctctgttgatctgtttccttagttcctcgtgtgggtattgtagttttgagaatgcttggtggagattttgtaggtgttggtctctgtctgaggggtcagagcagatgcggttgtacctcagtgcttggctgtagacaatggatcgtgtgatgtgcccgggatggaagctggaggcatgaaggtaggcatagcggtcggagggttttcgatatagggtggtgttaatgtgaccatcacttatttgcaccgtggtgtcaagaaagttcagagtggggaagaaaccttgacaatAGATGTGATTATTTTGTTATTAActctacagagagagagagagagagagagagagagagagagagagagactccatcaggactcctgggttctatctcagttctaggaggggagtggggtctagtaggTTATGGCAGGTGACTGATACGTCTGGGGTCTGTATAAGAACACAAGAAAGGCtatactgggtaagaccaaaggtccatctagtccagtattctgttttccaacggtggccaatgccaagtgcttcagagggaatgaacagaacacaacaattatcaagtgattcatgccctgtcacccaatcccagcttctggcaaacagcagGGACACCACCTCTGCCAATTCTGGCTattagccattggtggacctatcctctgtgaacttatctggttcttatTGGGCCCATGTTATAGTTTTAACCTttgcaacatcccctggcaaaaaggtccacaggttgacttgaagaaatactttctttttttaaatctgtttcctattaatttcattatatgACCCCTAGTTATGTGTTTTGTGAAAGAGTAAATGATATGtcctttttcaatttttcaaaaccagtcatgattttatagacctatagCATACCACCCCTTAGTCATCTGTTTTCAAATCTGAAAATTTCCAGTCTtacgttgcccttctctgtacattttccaaatccaatacatcttttttgggATTGGGTGACCAAATCTCAATGTAttggcttaccatggatttatatagatgcaATATTATGttatctgtcttattatctagcaGTCTCCTtttgattcccaatattctgttcacttttttgactgttgctgcacattgagtggatgtttttggagaactatccacaatggctccaagatctctttcttgatgggtAACACTAATTTTAACTCAATCTTTTTGTATGAATGGTTcggattatattttgccatgtgctttactttgcatttatcaacactgaaatgcatctgccattgtgttctccagtcacccagttttgtgaaatccctttgtaacatTTCTCAATCCGCTTTGGCCTTAACtgacttgagtaattttgtatcatctgcaaattttgccacttaaCTGTTTACCACTTTTTCCAGGTAATTTACGACTGTTTAATAGGACTGGTACCAGTATAGACCCTTGGGGAACAacaatatttacctctctccattatcACCATTTATTCAACCCTTTGATTCCTACCTTTTAACTGAATGAAGACATTTTCTCCAATGTCatatgcagaggtaaaatccttcccttGCTCCAACTCACTACTCTACCATTTATGCATCCGAGGATCACATCTGCCTTTCTGGGCACAGCATCACATCGGAAGCTCACGATGAGTACAttgtccactatgatccctaaaTCAATTTACGGGTTGCTGTGTTCCATAATACAATGCCCTAGTCTGTGGGTCGGGCCTGCATTCCCTGTTCTGAGTGGAAAACATTGAATTTGTCtgtatcaaaacattttgtttgcatggGCCCAGCTCAGCAAATGCTCCAGATTAATTGgcatgcctgccctggcctccTTATTGTAATCACTCTGCCAATCTTTGGGTCATCATGCattttatctgcagtgattttCTATTTGCTTCCCGATCATTGATTAAAATATTGAACAGCATCGGGccgagaactgatccctgcagaaaccCACTAGAAACTGCCCCATTCACTGACAATGACCCTTTCTGAGCTCTTCCAATCAGCCATTTTTTATTCCATTTTACATGTAGTCTGCTGTAATGATGCTACCTATGGCGAGGCACCACTgcgagtatcaattcaggacaaattgcttagagcagggcagtcacagcccaaagcTGGGGTTCCTTTGCACACCAAGGCAAACAAAATTcaacaaacagagaggactttggttttaccccactgactAACCACAAGTCAGAAAAGCAAATTcctcagacactccagtttcccagtatcaccaccagcaccactcgttatggggacgaatgattatgaaaaccaacaccccagtaaaagaaaagtgGTTcacctgatcccaaaggaccaagccccagacctagGTCAATATataagtcagatcttacccacaaatcacgctgttgccaatgctttagaatctaaaatctaaagttttttttttcataaaaagaaagaaatgtagATGAGAGCTAatattggttaaaggaatcaattacatacagtaatggcaaagttcttggttaaGGCttttagcagtgatggaataaactgcaagctcaaatcaaatctctggagaacatccccagctgggataaATCATTCActtctttgttcagagcttcagtttgtagcaggGTAAGGAGGTAtggagcaggattgaagacaagatggaggagttCCCAAAACAAGCTATCCAGCACATAACatggaaaaaccttagagttctgtccataggcaggtccctgcatgccttgcttagtcacaaggtgtatctgctttctctcaatgggtcagttgtatagttgatggtccttaatgggtcatcaagcaggctaggcgctgctgatgccaaattgtctggggtgttacccagaagcacagcacaagtttgaaatacagacagttt of the Gopherus flavomarginatus isolate rGopFla2 chromosome 1, rGopFla2.mat.asm, whole genome shotgun sequence genome contains:
- the LOC127038836 gene encoding olfactory receptor 52E4-like — encoded protein: MSDSNTTDFTNPSTFILLGIPGLEAAHVWISIPFCTMYVIAILGNFTILFVVKRETSLHGPMYYFLCMLAISDLVLSTSTLPKTLGIFWFNSREISFSACLIQMYFFHSFSAMESGILMAMAFDRYVAICNPLRYSMILKNSVVAKIGLAVVLRGAMFALPFPLLVRRSPYCTTIIPQSYCEHIAVVKLACAGIRISNCYWLFVVFSVIVLDGSSIAVSYTLILRAIFSLPTKDARLKTFGTCSSHLCVILAFYIPGLFSFLTHRFGHNVPLHFHVLMANVYLLVPPMLNPIIYGMRTKQIRVRLLQLFTNKGT